In Quercus robur chromosome 11, dhQueRobu3.1, whole genome shotgun sequence, the following proteins share a genomic window:
- the LOC126705780 gene encoding uncharacterized protein LOC126705780: MEAVDWENSSGVSSDTEEYLQDTKYEDDEELHFTSGFISKLQFRKDKSRAHWINEMGMAEVVENKGKLWRTMGVVRSGKIYYSIEETLFLMEIGSLLLLDDNGTSLSLNDIYAKVSGGSWELFEVYRHLKSLGYIVGRHGIAWSIKGAKSNCQSVSLQCSPQSSEVVNLESEDESSIVGSFNNMHVNEARPVFDVYLPDSKFRKSSPGDPGFVICLTRGDLPSIADIEVLERQCGAIPLRFCHVEYGRVSFFSFNEEKLPILP; encoded by the exons ATGGAGGCTGTGGATTGGGAAAATTCTTCAGGAGTATCAAGTGATACTGAGGAATATTTGCAAGATACAAAATATGAGGATGATGAGGAACTCCATTTTACATCTGGGTTTATATCGAAGTTGCAGTTTAG GAAAGATAAATCCAGGGCTCATTGGATTAACGAAATGGGAATGGCTGAGGTTGTAGAAAACAAGGGTAAACTGTGGAGGACGATGGGAGTAGTTCGTAGTGGCAAGATTTATTACTCAATTGAGGAAACTTT GTTTTTGATGGAAATAGGCTCATTGCTTCTCTTGGATGACAATGGTACAAGTCTTTCATTAAATGATATATATGCAAAGGTTAGTGGAGGTTCTTGGGAGCTATTTGAGGTTTATAGGCACTTGAAATCTCTTGGTTACATTGTTGGGCGGCATGGCATTGCTTGGTCTATTAAGGGTGCTAAGAGTAACTGTCAATCTGTTTCTCTTCAATGCTCTCCACAAAGCAGTGAAGTGGTAAACTTAGAATCAGAAGATGAGAGTTCCATTGTTGGATCATTTAATAATATGCATGTTAATGAAGCAAGGCCAGTTTTTGATGTCTATCTCCCAGATAGCAAGTTTAGAAAATCTTCTCCGGGCGATCCAGGCTTTGTGATCTGCTTAACTAG GGGTGATCTACCATCCATAGCAGATATTGAAGTCCTTGAGAGGCAATGTGGGGCCATTCCTTTGCGGTTTTGTCATGTAGAGTATGGGCGAGTcagtttcttttcctttaatgaAGAGAAGCTTCCTATCCTGCCCTGA